One Ciconia boyciana chromosome 9, ASM3463844v1, whole genome shotgun sequence genomic window carries:
- the ZDHHC1 gene encoding palmitoyltransferase ZDHHC1 isoform X1, whose protein sequence is MMNICNKPPNKTAPENLGEAVPEVQVQRARRNGWSWPLHLFQIIAWLMYLFFALVGFGILVPLLPRHWLPAGYICPGVCFIYHLVVHLTAVSIDPADANVREKNYLGPLATFSRNQHAHVIENHHCHVCDVDVSAKSKHCGTCNKCVCGFDHHCKWLNNCVGERNYWLFLNSVLSAILGLGLLLLIACYVFVEFFIDPMMLRSSRHFDALKNHTDRWFVFLPAAPVETRASAVLVTAGIFILLSLMTVILLGHLLTFHIYLMWNKLTTYEYILQQRPQQEVKEVDKQLESCPSQVRPSQEADFFSHNPGYTDPGIQVEEFSTVTSGKGFSKLYVRNDEADPEQSSSPDLPSLHFAVSSQRQKKRRKKTHKASSSAMNGRSKTHARPWPSFPDPQSEFPVMAAATSSSHSLRLLVPAFPLRAAVPPSSIGLIQVAGPPADSESAESMHEIPVAQTRLGSMSLHGPPKNSSSNSQDYPLSPDNPRGDRKKNLYSGHKVKRKSCQQDRGVEQDLELFSKIPAVFVSKSSGEPHVSQPQPSESTSEPHHRKCTSKQHVGRHDPCFKDIRTNTTAA, encoded by the exons ATG ATGAATATCTGCAATAAACCTCCCAATAAGACAGCTCCAGAGAATTTGGGTGAAGCTGTTCCTGAGGTGCAGGTCCAACGTGCTCGAAGGAATGGCTGGAGCTGGCCTCTGCACCTTTTCCAGATTATTGCCTGGTTGATGTACCTCTTCTTTGCGCTGGTTGGCTTTGGAATCCTGGTTCCTCTCCTGCCCCGCCACTGGCTGCCCGCTGGCTATATC TGTCCAGGAGTGTGTTTTATCTACCATTTAGTTGTTCATCTTACTGCAGTCTCCATTGATCCTGCGGATGCAAATGTGCGAGAAAAAAACTATCTAGGGCCTCTAGCCACCTTCAGTCGTAACCAACATGCACATGTCATTGAAAACCATCATTGCCATGTCTGTGATGTAGATGT GAGTGCCAAGTCAAAGCACTGTGGAACTTGCaacaagtgtgtgtgtggctttgaTCACCACTGCAAATGGCTCAATAACTGCGTGGGAGAGAGGAATTACTG GCTCTTTTTGAATAGCGTGCTGTCTGCCATTCTGGGccttgggctgctgctgctcattgCTTGCTACGTCTTTGTGGAGTTCTTCATTGACCCCATGATGCTTCGCTCCAGCCGGCACTTTGATG ctctAAAGAACCACACGGACCGCTGGTTTGTGtttcttcctgcagctcctgttGAGACTCGGGCATCTGCCGTTTTGGTCACAGCTgggatttttattcttctgagcCTAATGACCGTGATCCTGCTAGGCCACCTCTTGACCTTTCACATCTATCTTA tgTGGAACAAATTGACTACATACGAGTACATCCTGCAGCAGCGTCCCCAGCAAGAGGTGAAAGAGGTGGACAAGCAACTGGAGTCTTGTCCCTCCCAAGTGAGACCCAGTCAG gaagcAGACTTTTTTTCACATAACCCTGGCTATACAGACCCTGGTATTCAAGTAGAGGAGTTCTCAACAGTAACTTCAGGAAAAGG CTTTTCAAAGCTCTATGTCCGCAATGATGAAGCTGACCCTGAGCAGAGCTCCTCTCCTGACCTCCCATCTCTTCACTTTGCGGTCTCTTCTCAG cgacagaaaaaaagaagaaagaagacgCATAAGGCTTCTTCCTCAGCAATGAATGGCAGATCTAAAACACACGCTAGACCTTGGCCCTCTTTCCCAGATCCCCAGTCAG AGTTCCCAGTCATGGCTGCTGCCACCTCTTCTTCCCACAGCCTTCGCCTCTTAGTGCCAGCTTTTCCTCTGAGAGCTGCTGTGCCCCCCAGCAGCATCGGCCTCATCCAGGTGGCAGGACCCCCAGCTGACTCAGAGTCCGCCGAGTCCATGCATGAGATTCCTGTGGCTCAGACTCGCCTTGGGAGCATGTCCCTTCATGGGCCTCCTAAGAATAGCTCAAGCAACTCTCAAGACTATCCCTTGTCCCCAGACAATCCCAGAGGCGACAGGAAGAAGAATCTGTACTCTGGGCacaaagtaaaaaggaaaagctgccaGCAAGACAGAGGCGTGGAACAAGACCTGGAACTTTTTTCTAAGATTCCTGCTGTGTTTGTAAGTAAGAGCAGTGGAGAACCTCATGTCTCTCAGCCCCAGCCCAGTGAGAGCACATCCGAGCCACACCACAGAAAATGCACCAGCAAGCAACATGTGGGCAGACATGATCCGTGCTTCAAGGACATAAGGACAAACACCACAGCGGCCTAA
- the ZDHHC1 gene encoding palmitoyltransferase ZDHHC1 isoform X2, with protein MNICNKPPNKTAPENLGEAVPEVQVQRARRNGWSWPLHLFQIIAWLMYLFFALVGFGILVPLLPRHWLPAGYICPGVCFIYHLVVHLTAVSIDPADANVREKNYLGPLATFSRNQHAHVIENHHCHVCDVDVSAKSKHCGTCNKCVCGFDHHCKWLNNCVGERNYWLFLNSVLSAILGLGLLLLIACYVFVEFFIDPMMLRSSRHFDALKNHTDRWFVFLPAAPVETRASAVLVTAGIFILLSLMTVILLGHLLTFHIYLMWNKLTTYEYILQQRPQQEVKEVDKQLESCPSQVRPSQEADFFSHNPGYTDPGIQVEEFSTVTSGKGFSKLYVRNDEADPEQSSSPDLPSLHFAVSSQRQKKRRKKTHKASSSAMNGRSKTHARPWPSFPDPQSEFPVMAAATSSSHSLRLLVPAFPLRAAVPPSSIGLIQVAGPPADSESAESMHEIPVAQTRLGSMSLHGPPKNSSSNSQDYPLSPDNPRGDRKKNLYSGHKVKRKSCQQDRGVEQDLELFSKIPAVFVSKSSGEPHVSQPQPSESTSEPHHRKCTSKQHVGRHDPCFKDIRTNTTAA; from the exons ATGAATATCTGCAATAAACCTCCCAATAAGACAGCTCCAGAGAATTTGGGTGAAGCTGTTCCTGAGGTGCAGGTCCAACGTGCTCGAAGGAATGGCTGGAGCTGGCCTCTGCACCTTTTCCAGATTATTGCCTGGTTGATGTACCTCTTCTTTGCGCTGGTTGGCTTTGGAATCCTGGTTCCTCTCCTGCCCCGCCACTGGCTGCCCGCTGGCTATATC TGTCCAGGAGTGTGTTTTATCTACCATTTAGTTGTTCATCTTACTGCAGTCTCCATTGATCCTGCGGATGCAAATGTGCGAGAAAAAAACTATCTAGGGCCTCTAGCCACCTTCAGTCGTAACCAACATGCACATGTCATTGAAAACCATCATTGCCATGTCTGTGATGTAGATGT GAGTGCCAAGTCAAAGCACTGTGGAACTTGCaacaagtgtgtgtgtggctttgaTCACCACTGCAAATGGCTCAATAACTGCGTGGGAGAGAGGAATTACTG GCTCTTTTTGAATAGCGTGCTGTCTGCCATTCTGGGccttgggctgctgctgctcattgCTTGCTACGTCTTTGTGGAGTTCTTCATTGACCCCATGATGCTTCGCTCCAGCCGGCACTTTGATG ctctAAAGAACCACACGGACCGCTGGTTTGTGtttcttcctgcagctcctgttGAGACTCGGGCATCTGCCGTTTTGGTCACAGCTgggatttttattcttctgagcCTAATGACCGTGATCCTGCTAGGCCACCTCTTGACCTTTCACATCTATCTTA tgTGGAACAAATTGACTACATACGAGTACATCCTGCAGCAGCGTCCCCAGCAAGAGGTGAAAGAGGTGGACAAGCAACTGGAGTCTTGTCCCTCCCAAGTGAGACCCAGTCAG gaagcAGACTTTTTTTCACATAACCCTGGCTATACAGACCCTGGTATTCAAGTAGAGGAGTTCTCAACAGTAACTTCAGGAAAAGG CTTTTCAAAGCTCTATGTCCGCAATGATGAAGCTGACCCTGAGCAGAGCTCCTCTCCTGACCTCCCATCTCTTCACTTTGCGGTCTCTTCTCAG cgacagaaaaaaagaagaaagaagacgCATAAGGCTTCTTCCTCAGCAATGAATGGCAGATCTAAAACACACGCTAGACCTTGGCCCTCTTTCCCAGATCCCCAGTCAG AGTTCCCAGTCATGGCTGCTGCCACCTCTTCTTCCCACAGCCTTCGCCTCTTAGTGCCAGCTTTTCCTCTGAGAGCTGCTGTGCCCCCCAGCAGCATCGGCCTCATCCAGGTGGCAGGACCCCCAGCTGACTCAGAGTCCGCCGAGTCCATGCATGAGATTCCTGTGGCTCAGACTCGCCTTGGGAGCATGTCCCTTCATGGGCCTCCTAAGAATAGCTCAAGCAACTCTCAAGACTATCCCTTGTCCCCAGACAATCCCAGAGGCGACAGGAAGAAGAATCTGTACTCTGGGCacaaagtaaaaaggaaaagctgccaGCAAGACAGAGGCGTGGAACAAGACCTGGAACTTTTTTCTAAGATTCCTGCTGTGTTTGTAAGTAAGAGCAGTGGAGAACCTCATGTCTCTCAGCCCCAGCCCAGTGAGAGCACATCCGAGCCACACCACAGAAAATGCACCAGCAAGCAACATGTGGGCAGACATGATCCGTGCTTCAAGGACATAAGGACAAACACCACAGCGGCCTAA